In Alphaproteobacteria bacterium, the genomic stretch CAAAACCTCTTACTGCAGTACTCCATTGAAAAATCGCAGAGACTCCACGGGCCCGAAGGCGGGCCCTCTGAGTGACGAAAGTTGAGAGTCTCTCGTTTAAAACAAAATTAAACCCTAGTGTGACTATCTAACATCTAATCCCACCCCAACACATGCCTCTTGTCTTTTCAGGTGAAACAAAATATAATATCTGAACCTTAAGGAGGCTTAAATGAATTTCATTGAAAAGATCATACTCTTCATGACTAAGTTGCATGTGAATACTTTTACCTTTCGCTATGGGCGTTATGTGGGAGAAGATCAATTCGGGAATCGTTATTTCGAAGAAAAAAACCCCAGAAACCCAGCTGCTCCAAGAAGATGGGCTCTCTACAAGGGCGAACAGGAAGCAACAAAAATTCCACCGGAATGGGATGGTTGGCTGCATCACATGATCGATGAACCTCTTTCTCCACACGCAACTGAAACCAAACCTTGGATTAAACCTCACCAAGAAAATTTAACAGGAAGCTTTGATGCCTATCGTCCTGAAGGCCATTTCTTAAAAGGCGGCAAACGCCAAAAGGCCACAGGAGATTATAATGCTTGGCGCCCTACATCATAATTGAGACTCAAAATAGGATTACCACTCAATGCAAAAAAATATTGTTGAAATACTTCTCGGCGCACTCGTTCTGATTATTGCAGGCGTCTTTTTCGTTTTTGCTTATAAAAGCTCAAATCTCAGACCTGTTCAAGGCTATGACATCACAGCAGATTTCACACGCATTGATGGTCTTAAAGTCGGTAACGATGTCAAAATCAGCGGCGTTAAAGTTGGCTCAGTCATCAGCCAAAATTTAAATTCAGACAATTACCTTGCAACGATCACCTTATCGATCGATCCAAAAATCAAATTGCCAGTTGACACAATTGCCTCAATCAATAGTGAAAGTCTTTTTGGTGGTAAATATGTCTCACTAGAACCAGGGGCGGATGAAACCTTCATCGCACCAAAAGGGAAAATTGAATATACGCAATCAACACCTGGCCTTGAACAGCTTTTAGGACAAGTCATTTTTAATATGCAATCTAAAGGCAACGACAAAGACGAAGCCAAACAAGACAACAACTCTAATTCCCCTAAAAACTAAGCTAGCAAAGCTCACTTATATGTTTAAACCGATTACACTTATATTGATCT encodes the following:
- a CDS encoding NADH:ubiquinone oxidoreductase subunit NDUFA12 → MNFIEKIILFMTKLHVNTFTFRYGRYVGEDQFGNRYFEEKNPRNPAAPRRWALYKGEQEATKIPPEWDGWLHHMIDEPLSPHATETKPWIKPHQENLTGSFDAYRPEGHFLKGGKRQKATGDYNAWRPTS
- the mlaD gene encoding outer membrane lipid asymmetry maintenance protein MlaD is translated as MQKNIVEILLGALVLIIAGVFFVFAYKSSNLRPVQGYDITADFTRIDGLKVGNDVKISGVKVGSVISQNLNSDNYLATITLSIDPKIKLPVDTIASINSESLFGGKYVSLEPGADETFIAPKGKIEYTQSTPGLEQLLGQVIFNMQSKGNDKDEAKQDNNSNSPKN